One segment of Onychomys torridus chromosome 3, mOncTor1.1, whole genome shotgun sequence DNA contains the following:
- the LOC118579265 gene encoding natural killer cells antigen CD94-like, whose product MAVSRITIWRLMSAIFGIKCLLLTVTLGILMKNSFTMLSIQPTLSPTSTVEFQEVSECCACLEKWIGYQCNCYFISKEEKSWEESRGFCASQNSSLLQLKTRNEMSFLNASQIFFWIGMHYSEELNAWLWEDGSSPLKDLLPVFSNTKRRGCPVFSPRKAVSLDSCESKNNFICKQSLI is encoded by the exons TTTCTAGGATCACTATATGGAGGTTGATGTCTGCGATCTTTGGAATAAAATGTCTTTTGCTGACGGTTACTTTGggaattttaatgaaaaact CATTTACTATGCTGAGTATTCAACCAACACTTTCTCCAACTTCCACTGTTGAATTCCAGGAAG TTTCTGAATGCTGTGCTTGCCTAGAAAAATGGATTGGATACCAATGCAACTGTTACTTcatttccaaagaagaaaaatcttgGGAAGAAAGCAGAGGTTTCTGTGCCTCTCAGAATTCCAGTCTTCTTCAGctcaaaaccagaaatgaaatg AGTTTTCTGAACGCCAGTCAAATCTTTTTCTGGATTGGAATGCATTATAGTGAAGAATTGAATGCCTGGCTGTGGGAGGATGGCTCATCCCCCTTAAAAGATCT ATTGCCAGTGTTCTCAAATACCAAACGAAGGGGATGTCCTGTTTTTAGTCCACGCAAAGCTGTTTCCCTTGATTCTtgtgaaagtaaaaataattttatctgtaAGCAATCGCTTATTTAA
- the LOC118580883 gene encoding NKG2-D type II integral membrane protein: protein MNKCHNYKFKPTKRGASQGWPKQRSALPTSQPRENAIIRRNSPIEELKISPLFVRRVIAAAMAIRFIIITLIWFAIFITCKEMGQPVLCNNEVPISSRGYCGQCPNNWIYYRNNCYHFFNERKNWNQSQASCSSQNSSLLKIYNQEDQDFFKLVKSYHWMGLVQNETNGFWEWEDGSTLSPHQLTLVEMQSGSCAVYGSSFKAYTENCSAQNTYICMKKAV from the exons ATGAACAAATGCCATAATTACAAATTCAAGCCAACAAAGAGGGGTGCTTCTCAAGGGTGGCCAAAACAAAGATCTGCACTACCTACCAGCCAACCCAGAGAGAATG CTATCATAAGAAGAAACTCCCCTATAGAAGAACTCAAAA TATCTCCGTTGTTCGTTCGCCGAGTCATTGCTGCAGCCATGGCAATACGCTTCATCATTATCACACTGATATGGTTTGCCATTTTCATAACCTGTAA agagatgggtcagccAG TGTTATGCAACAATGAGGTTCCAATTTCTTCAAGAG GTTACTGTGGCCAATGCCCTAACAACTGGATATATTATAGAAACAATTGTTAccatttttttaatgagagaaaaaaCTGGAACCAGAGTCAAGCTTCCTGTTCGTCTCAAAATTCCAGCCTTCTGAAGATATACAATCAAGAGGACCAG GATTTCTTTAAGCTGGTGAAGTCGTATCACTGGATGGGACTAGTCCAGAACGAAACAAATGGCTTCTGGGAGTGGGAAGATGGCTCCACTCTCTCACCCCACCA GTTAACACTGGTGGAAATGCAGAGCGGATCCTGTGCTGTCTATGGCTCAAGCTTTAAGGCCTACACAGAAAACTGTTCAGCTCAAAACACATACATCTGCATGAAGAAGGCAGTGTAA